DNA sequence from the Daphnia pulex isolate KAP4 chromosome 8, ASM2113471v1 genome:
attcaaCAAAAATGGTGCGACCCAGCTACTGAACTTATTTCTATCTCCCCtagtttatatttatattcctACACGAATTCCTTTGGAATTAATTGCTTCTGtgaacttaaaatggtgttttggacatcgattaaaaaatcctgtaagaaagaaatcttttggattagtgaaaccatcaaaaaagaaaattcatatTCTGAAAAGATGGTTTGACCCAGATACTGAacttatttctatcttccttagttcttattatttttcctacATGAATTTCTTAGGAATTAATTGCTTCAAtgaacttaaaatggtgtattggacatcgattaacacatcccgATAACAAATTACGTAATATTAATCTAGATGAATTAGGTATTtacagagataaggagatggcttactctgtgtaaagtccagcagtcgacattttGCTCCCTTCTCCTACTGAGAAGACGAATTCGACTGCGCTGCCCCTTTATTGCGAGCTCCAGAAGCATTTCCCAGAAGTCCTCCCCCTTCAGTATTTGAACCATACCGCCAATACCGCTAAGTAAGGAAAAGCTTCCAGAGCTTGCCGAAAGGAGCAGCGCAGTCGAATTCGTCTTCTGAGGAGGGGTAGGgggcaaaataaaatattgacttTGTAAAAAACGTTACAACTCCTTTAGGCTACCTTTaaacggaaaaataaataaaaaatagggaaGGTAGACAATAGGATACTTTACAATAcgtgtaaaaaatatttaatgaaaatttaatacaaataaaatttttgttctagaTGGCCTAGTTCTCCTCTACCCAAAGAAGGCGCGTATTGGCAAGATCGTCTCAATGAGAAGAGTTATCGTGACGCAACCACATTTAGATAGTGGTATATTCCCATGGCACACACTTGGTTCAGGTAGAGGCCACTTTGCACACCGTATTacgtattttatttatgtcttgtctctctttctatttACAGTTCCTTTTATCAAAAACTATGTGGCAATGACCACTGGTCATTGATGCATGGATGTTAAGTCTACGATTAAGTAAACAATTGTTCAAAACCAGAACGAGATGGCCATGTTTGATTGCTTCTCCGCCCGCTGAATCTCCTTTCGCACAAGGTGAAGATTTCACGGATGAGTTCACGGAAAAGGAAGATCTATTGGAGGAATTGGGGTCGGGTGTAGCGGAGTTTGAAGAGGAAGGAGACGAAGGAGACTTCGGTTATGCCACTTAAGCAACTGATCTTCGAGCTGAAGATTGCGATTCGGTCGCCTTAGACCAGCTCACGTCTACTTCATCAACAAATTActatgattttcttttgaaagtcTGCAATGCATGAACCAATCTATGACATACAAATATTAAACCGAACTCTCCAGTGTTTTTATTGCAAGTTGCTCGAAGGAAGGTTTTGGAGCGCCGATAATGGCCGACTAGTCGGATCTGGGGCAgtctattttctttcaatcgtGGTTTTGAGCATAATTCTGCGTAAATAAAATGTGGCGAACCAATAAAAACATCTATCAATATAAGAACTACATCGCTCCcctgaaattcaattaattcccATCAGGGAAATCTGCCGAAAATGAGGCTCAAGTGTAATTTTCTTAGAATTTTAGCGGCCTAAAagatagtttttattttaattgaggGGATACTAATCAAAAATAGTTTCAATTAGTGAAAAATATAGACAACATAAAGGACAACAGCATACTAAAAACGCCAGCCGCAGAGTGcgtgaaagtaaaaattcttcGGTCGTTGATTACACATAGGGGAGAGTAGTACTAGTTGGcgctttttttagtttttgaaccccacttctttatttctcaatatCTTTTATCTCCGCTAggctaaaaaataaagaggaaaaaatttgcTATCAAAGgcgtatttttagtttctgacaatttgctttgtttaaaACCAAAAGCGCTTTGAAAGTGAAGGAGAGTGGGTAGAGTCAGGGGGCAACATGCTCATGTACGCGGGGTAGGACGGCCCATGTTATTCTTACGGGCTAAAAGAACACCTGGTGATGGCGTCATCAACGAAATTTTCCCTCCCATCTCTAACCCAGCCACACAAGTTGCCCCAAGAAAaggtttctttgttatttttgcgttttcaagcaataggggagaccggggtcaTTTGGTATACGGGGTAAGATGCGCATTTGGCTCTTATTTGtatccatttgaaatttcgtttttttttttcagaataaccataatgttttttttaaatcatagaTGGCGtccaccaaaaaatgtttcgtctGCACTTCATTCGTAAAGTTTTGATCGTCAAAAACGTGTTTCAGTTTCGCAGACCAACTTTTTTTGCGGACTATTTATCTATTTCCTCTTAAGGTATGAGTAACATATTTGTGTAGTGATGTTTCGTAGATAGCTTATTCCTCAAGCTATGTTaccgtttaatttttttctgtagttaaatttaattagattctattttaataattctaTGAAAATGACTCATGGGGAAGGTTGGCCATTTTTCCATGGGGCAAGTTAGCCGACATGGGTGCGTCTGACAAGTTCggctattcaaattttcttcttttattgtttcagaaaaatgagaaactacgttagaaaaactgaaagagtAAAGGCCCCATCTGATGTAATTGACACAGCAGTTGCAATGGTGTTGGATGATGGAGAATCATGTTCTAGTGTGGCTATTCTTTTTGACATTCCAAGAAGAAGTCTTACTAGatatgttgaaaagaagaagaagtcaggTCTAGAAGAACAAAATATGCCCAATAGTGTTTCTCCAACCCATTATGGGTATTCATCTGTCCGCCAGGTAACAGTTTTGTTATAGTTGATGTTAATATAAGCTCATGTGTGTCAAAATTTATCGTGCAGGTTTTCAACAAGGAAAATGAGACTCTGCTAGCTGATTACCTTCACCGTTCAGCAGATATTTACTTTGGATTGTCCCCAATTGATGTTAGAAAGCTGGCTTATTTAGTTGCCACAAAGCTGAATCTAAAAATCCCTACTTCGTGGACTGAAAAACTTTCAGCTGGACCAGACTGGTTTGCATTATTCTTGAAACGCCATCCTACCCTGGCAATAAGAAAACCAGAGGCTACTTCCCTGGCAAGAACGTCATCATTTAACATCCACAATAGTAATTTGTTCTTTGACAATTATCAAAGGGTGTTGGTGAGACAGAAAATTGGGCTTGAATGCGTATGGAACATGGACGAAATTGGTGTCACTACAGTTTCACCACCTGAGAAGATCGTAGGTCGAAAAGGCAAGAAACAAATTGGTAAGCTTTTTGTTTATCCTATCTTTCATTGCATATTATTAATTATGCATACaatttgtattcattttcCACGATCAATTGTTTCAGGAGAAAGAGGGGTGTTGGTGACGGTTGTTTGTGCAGTTTCCAGCTACGGCAATAGTATTCCACCCTTCTTTATCTTTCCTCGGtaaataacattatttttaattgtaaaaaaaataaaaagaaaaaacggaaaaattttcCCCGAATGATGAGTCTCTCTAGTGGTAGGCATAGCAACTTCTTGTTCAGAGACGAGaaattttgccgtttttttctttttattttttttacacccctaaactttaacaaaaaaataaattgaattacttaaaattaagattggcttattcttcatcttttagtAAAAGCTAGAAGTGCGTAAGTATagcggttatttttttattatttttttaaaacagggCCCTTTTTTTGGTAGCGCCATAAGAAAAGCACGGCAACTGCCCAAAGTTTCGCTCGGCGAAGCGGTTACGCATGGCGCCAGTTCCAGGGGGTAGGGAAATGTACATAAAGAGGGGgcgtatttttttcatgttaacAGTTATGTAGTGACCCCCCTCCCCAAAAATCTTAACACTACAGCAACTAGgttgctaataaaaaaataaaaactaaacttgcgtagtgccataagacgCCATGTAAAAACGGGCGAAGTTGGTACGCAGTACCAACTTCgccggtaggtactgtactgcttcttcaatttcttcagccagttcttcttcttctacagcTTCAATAATTGAAGAACTACGACCTTTTCCAAAAGCTGGACCTCGCACAGCTCCGAAAGCAAATAATGGTAGAAAGAAGAGGACATCTGCTGTACTTACGGACACTCCAATCAAAGATGTAATCGAATCTGAGAAAGCAGCTGTTAGAACCAAAGCGGCAAGAACAATTTTTGCATCCAAAGAACCGACCAAAACTAAAGCAATCAAACCTAAACAAacaaggagaaagaaagagaagggtGAATCGTTCTGCCCAGAATGTGCCGGCCGatattcaacaacaaaagaagattgaATCCGTTGTTTAAACAATTGCGGTTTATGGGCGTGCGAGAGCTGCGTCGACGACAGAGGAGAAGATGACGAAAGTTATATTTGCTCAAATTGCTCTAAGGCGGCTCTGTAGTAGGCCCTATGTCGAATGTAAGGCCAACTTGCCCCAGCTCAAAGGGCAACTTGCCCCGGCgttggggtaagttggcaatTGAAAGTGTCGCAATAAAACAGTTGTTTTGGTAAGAACTATTTTTGTATTGCTTATTTTTTCGATGCCATCTTTTAGGCGAgatattaattaataatttgaaacaaaaaacaattaatttcatcaaaaatagGCCTGTGAGGTACCGGTGTGTAAAAAGTGAGCCAactagccccggtctcccctaatttcattaataaaataataaaaattggtttctgaaagaggaaataatttcctttcagaaacttatttttcataaattttaagttaactagggaattccacaaaagaaaaaagaaaacgaaatggacgacACGAATTAAGAGTAAAACAAAACTATATTATTTCTTGTTCCCATACTACTTGGactatttcaataatttttttttttaaagatgcgcATTATTAAAGACTATAACTGGTAATTATTAAAATGCAATCCCTCGACCCTCGGTCGCAAGAGGCCGATAAACGATGGGTGCCAAGTTACCCACTACCTCAATtgccccgttctcccctatACGTGTGTACAATGTACATATTAGGCTGATACTGACTGCATATTTCGATTCAGCGGGAAAAGTGGAGTCTAGggtataattttcattatcaCAATGTCCttgagaaaaaagtaaaaactagTGCCCTTGAAAAACCACAACCTTTGTCAGATTGGAAAGTCTTGCATGTTTCCGGAGACGATTATGCATTCATTATTTCCAGCTTGTATTATTATGAAATCCATTTTTGATTGGAATTTCTTACGTGAATGTGGACAAGATAAATACTATCCAGAGGGTTAGTGCTGCATTATTCCTCGTTGCTGAAACAATAAGGGCCGACAATTCAAGCGcccaatcccccccccccaatcctTATAAATCTATACGTGCTGGTTATATATACTCTCTGTGGGGCGATCAGTCGACGGCCATCATTCGTCTCGTTCACTTGTCAGACGATTCATACTCTCTCCTCGTGAGAAAATGGTGAGCTATTTTTGTGCAACTGCGCTCGGATTTGTTCTATTAGTTGTGTCTTTTCGGATTTCATCCATCGTGGCTCACAATATCCTTGTCCTGTCGCCCATCACGACGAACAGTCACAGCAATTTCATCAAACCAGTGGCCAAAGCGTTGGCCGATCGCGGTCACACCGTCACTTACTGGAACGGATTGCCACCAGACAAGGAAACGTTAACAAACCCAAAGGCCAATCTGAATCTCCTCTACTCACCTGGCTTGCGTCCGTTAAACGACAACCATCAGGTCGGATACGACGATCGGCCCTTCCAACTCTTGCTGGCCATCCCCGATCGGATGGCAACTTACTGCACGGCCATCTACAGGGATCCCGTCTTCCACCAACTGATGAGCTCGACTGAGCAATTCGATTTGCTCATCATCGAGGCCCTTTTCAACGAATGTGTCTTACCTTTAGTGCGCAAATTTGACGTTCCATTCGTCTACATGGTCAGTATGACACCGTCGCCGTGGCTGCTGGACGCTGTCGGTTCGTCCCTGGCGCTGGACCATTTACCGCATGCCGGGTCCAATTATGCCGACGAGATGGACTTTTGGCAGAGGACCTACAACACCATTTCCGGAATGATGATCACTTATTTTCACCGCTTTTTCGTGATCCCAGTCGTCGACCGACTCGCATCCGAGattctaaaattaaacaatcAACCATCCGTTTTCGAGATCCAAAGCGAGTACATGAGCCTTATCATTTCTAATACTCATTTCAGCATTAATTATCAATTTCCAGCATCACCGGCCCTCATCCAAGCAGGCGGATTACACTGCCTTCCCTCTAAACAGCTGCCGAATGATTTGGAATCGTTTGTCGACGGTTCCGGTGACGCTGGATTCATCATCGTCAGTTTCGGTTCAGTTCTGAGAGGGTCCGATATTTCGGATCATGTGCGCCAATTATTTCTATCGACATTTAGTAGATTACCTCAAAGGATTATCTGGAAATGGGAAGAGAAACTCGATGAAACTGATTTCATTCCATCCAACGTCAAATTGCTTCCGTGGATGCCTCAACAGGACTTACTGGGCCATCCGAAAATCCGTTTGCTCATCACCCACGGTGGACTCAACAGCAAACAAGAGGCCGTCTACCACGGTGTTCCGTTCATCGCTTTGCCCGTCTTTGCCGACCAGCCCATCAACGCCCAAAAGGCCCACGACGACGGGTACGCCATTCGACTCGATTGGGACAATTTGACggaagaaattcttttcgaCGCGATCCAGCGGATCCTGTCGAACTCGAGGTATGGTGTCCGTGTCCCTCaaaatcaattcttattttattatcagtctaatattttattcattacaGTTACGTTGAAAGGATGAATCAAGTATCGGCTCTGATGCGTGACCAAACGGACCGTCCCCTAGACCGGGCCGTCTACTGGATCGAGTACGTCATCCGTCATCAAGGAGCGCCTCATCTCCGATCGGCTTCGCGCAAACTTTCCCTTTTCCAGCGCTGTCTCATCGATGTTTTGCTTTTCACTTTGTTCCTTCTGCTTTCCCTGTTGATTTCAGTTTTCCTCCTCTGCCGTTTAGTCCGCCAAAAAGTTCACCACGAAACAAATCTGCAAACCTCCACGAAAAAAACCGATTGACCTCGTTGTCGTAATAAGCTAATAATTAACCAATACCAATTAAAAGTAACGTCCGTTACGTAGAATTCCTCTCATGAAACAAGTCATATATAATACGATTTTCCGCCATCgaaaatcttattttattttaattcaccTAGTAGCTTAGTGGTACTAGTCTTAAACTCCCACCCATCAACCTGGGGTTCAATTCTCATTGATTCTCATTGAAGACAACTATTTATTCACTACTCCACTTACTTTCACTTCTATGCTAAGAATCTGAGGTTACctgataagaaaagaagaagcgaaagcATATACAGAAATGAATTTATTCTTAACGAAACCAGAGTCTAATAATTCtaattctatttattatttttttttttatggaaaaaaaaatcactaacAGCAACCTTGCTAACGCAGCGCAGGTAGCTGACAATATGGTGGACAATTGGGTAAGTGTTTGTTGTTTAATGTTTTCTCAAAAGTTGCCACCCGGTTGCCACCGGAGTTAAAATTTTGCCACTAAGAGTTCCCATGAAGACACTGGAACGAGTACATATATAGTGTAGTTGTAGTTTACCACTGAGGCCCTATAAGTTTGATTACATGAGCGTTAAATGGGTATCGTTTACTAAAAGGTGATAACAGGAAAACTAATGTATTCAATTTAATAGCATTATTTAAACATGCTATTTAAGAAACCCTTAGAATTATAAATTATGGAATGGTGAAATCGAATCGAGTCCGTTACGTGGACcattcgaaaacaaaaagaggtaaaCAATTAGCGATGGAATAATTACGTCCCAATGCCGGGGcattcattttcattgacGTCATTTCAATCGAAAAGTCAATGACGATCGTATCTGAAAACCTTCACAAAAAAGTGATTGACCTCGACGTAAGCTATTATTAACCGATCCCAATGTTACGTATTACCTACAATGCGACGCTACAGTGTCAAATCATTTTCCCATGATTGCCGACGACCGCATCATATACAAAACTCCAAAAGTTACGCAATAAAGGGAAAGGCATTTCTCTACGCATGCATACACTCACGCAGAGCCATCCATCATGTGGTCTGGTCTGACACTTGAAACAAAAGTGAGAGTATAACTTGTAATTTTTGCGGTACACAGGAAACCGGAGGGAACGTCACTTGGTGGATGTTTTGGTTGCCAATGCTTTTTATCCCTGAGGGTAGTACTTGTACTACCAGAAGGCATTAAAGTAAAtgcgggtgtgtgtgtgtgtgtgtaggagtgggggggggatgtGGGGGAGTGAACGCTGTTCTGAGCCAGGCTTCCAGAACCTTTAAttcagaatcagaataaatttatagaaaactaaactactgcatcgattttcttcaaactttttgtgtaaACGTACAGTAATTTATCTCAGCGCTTAGGTaagtttcgattcatttggtaatactaaattttattaatttttatgcggatttagtcattagctttttgtgACTTAGGACAACCACAAAATCCATTAGGTTGTCTGTTGACAGTCTGTTGATGTCTtgttcagtaaaaataaatttcgtcaacagttttgttattgtgacaggatattgtttctcttttagagAAGTTCAGTGGAACAAAGGTATTTTGGTGTGTGCTATTCCATTTAAGAAATGTACGTAAATTCATCAATTATGCTAGGCAATATTTTGGGATGAACTGGCCCCATTGGTTTGGTGGCACGTGGCAGAATACAGTTTTCTTAAGGAACTAGATGTTGTAAAAATGTTCCAGTTAAAACCTGGGCGCTTGTCTTCCATATCTGTTAAAAATATACTGTTCATCACAAGACCTGAAGTTGAGCTGATGGATTGTATTGCCGATAACTTGCACAGGTATGAATAATCtacatattttaactttaaatcgTCAACAATAagttaattttcatttcagcGAAGAAAACCAAGGACATTCTGCTAGTAAGGAATATCAGTTAATTTTGTCTCCCGACGAAGTGCAGTATGTGAACAGCGGCTCAAGGTTGGTTAAAGTTACTTAAAtcagcgaagaagaaattgttgacaaaatTATTACTTCATTTAGGACAAAGGAGTGTATGGAACTCTTACTTCTATTGATGAACTGcctgttgattttttcccaCTAGATAGTAATGTCATTTCAATGGAACTCGATAATGTTTTcaaggtatttattttttatttatgagcCAAACTTTGAAAGGGATTGCTtgtcatcaatttcttcaaatttattctcaGGATTTATATGTTGACAATGAAATCAGCTCCTTACACCAAATTGCTCATGGGTTAATGTCCCTCCAAAGTTTATATGGCATTTTCCTCAACGTTGTGGGTAAGGGGCGCCATGCCCGTAACGTATTCGAATTGATGACTCGAATGCGACGTGATATTGGGGTAGACTGTGATCCTCCCATGTCTCCGTTGTTAAACACTCTCATAATCATTGATAGGACTGTAGATTTGATAACTCCTGTTGTCACTCAGTTGACCTATGGGTCTTATCGACGAATTCTATGGAATAAAACATAGTAAGAAAGTATTGTTAGCTTCtgagtaaaacaattattttacttgcATTTTGTGGTTTCATTGTTATTTAGATACAGTCAAGCttccaggagaaaattttcaagCCTAATCACATGCGGGCCAGTCACCTCGCTCTGATGGTAGCTCTGTTAAATCTGTTGTTCTAAACTCGGCCGAAGAACTTTACGCTGATTTGaggtgaaattttgaatcagacaaATTTTGCTTCCGAcagttttaaagttatttattttcgcaGGGACAAGAACTTTTCAGTCGTGGGTACTGCACTCAGTCGCAAAGCTAAAGCTATTTCAGCTCAGTAGCCTGGATAACGCCATTGTTGCATTTGGAGGTGTTAAGGTTTCTGCATTCGCACGCGATAGTGGAGAAATATTCCTAGACTCCTTCGATGATTCGGTAATCATGGTTAGTTTAAACTCAATAATATTTCTCCAGCAGTTTTTTTcatcgggatttttttttcttgtgtattcTCTTTAGATCAACCCGGATATACCTGATGAAAGGGAGCTGAGGGAGTGGCTTAAAGACAATCAGTaaacaaatccttttttacTGATTGTCTGAAGATCTTAATTACTTGACGTCCTTAAACATCGACTGCAGCTAATTgcctcatcttttttctcgaattgTTGCCTCCATCTGTTTCCCTGAATTGTTGCCTTGcctcaaacttttttcctaaAATATGGCTTCGATCTTGTAACCTGAACTGTTGCCTCGATGTTGTACCCTGAACTGTTGCCTTTTTACCTCAGCCCTTGTGATGGAGAAATTGGGCCACTGTCTGAGTTTAACTCTAGAATTTACATTctgtattattttatttcgtaaatgatacagaaaaaaaatccaggaaattacaataaacaaaatcttacgaaattcctacattttaattgttttgaaaatataagCAAAAGCTTTTAACTGATATCTTGCCCGTTAATACCCGAGGGCGAACCTGGAAGGGTCTTGTTTATCAGCAGCTAGATAGATGTTCATTCGATAGATGCATATAGGCAGGGAAACGTTTTACTTACAATGGCAACAGGCACAGAATATCAGCATCAGTTGAATTTTGAACGAACGATTCGTGATTagaataattgaatttcaccTTCTTCGTCGTCTCACGCGGCTACGTTTAAATAAATCTTGCAACACCACAAACACaatcaaaatattcaataccgttttcgtctgcttttttGGGGTTGACATTTGACAACATGACGTTACTGTCACCGCTTAATTGATTAATTGctgaaaaatggcaaaactATCATTAGATTCAAATATTCGTAGTTCGGTGTTTTTATTCATAATTATGATCAATTTCCTTGTGGGTATTCTTCGCCATTATTTCTCCCTCATCATAGCCAGCCAAAAGAAAGTCGAGTTGCTCCAAGTCGGCAAGTCCAACCAAGACAGGTATTGTAACTATCGCAATCCACAGATCTTAGACTAAATTGACTGATTATATTTTCTCGGCTTTACAGTCAAGCGCTGGTTCGTTCGAGACTGTTGcgagaaaatgggaaatgttTGCCCAAGCAAGCTTTCCTGATGAGACGGCATTTTTTCAACAGTGAAGATATGGGCTACTTCAAAACTCAGAAACAGGCTGCCCTCAACATCAATCCCTTGACATGCTAAAGGAAATTTTACTAATATGTCCTTCCCAATTTCCCATGATTACTATTGGTGGATGGATCAACTGGGCCTTTTCAGGATTTGTTACAagtataaaaacaaacatgtgTACCTGTTTATCTGTGATGTAAACTAATATGAGCATGTGTTACAGCAAAGGTGCCATTCCCACTGACTCTGAAGTTCAAACCAATGTTGCAGAGAGGAGTTGAACTGATTTTGCTAGATGCATCATGGGTTTCATCTGCTTCGTGGTACTTCTTGAATGTGTTTGGATTGCGAAGCATCTACTCTCTAGTCCTTGGAGAAAACAATGGTGAGCAGTAAACATCTTGAGATGATGAGAGAACCAAACTAACTATTTCTTGGGTCTCAATCTTTGCAGCTGCTGACCAGACCAAGGCTATGGCTGATCAAATGTCTGGTTCTGCAATGGCTATGCCTCAAGATCCCATCCCAAAGCTGCATTCAAGGAAGATTGGGAATCGCTGGAGATTTTTCAGCAACAGTGGGCCCTGGTAGCAGAGTTACTTGGTACTACCTCTCACAGCAAGACAGATTAAGCATTATAATTATAATATTCTATTGTCTCTTGTGTTTATTTTGTCCGTGAATGTAgaaataaattcttttaacTCTAAcagtttaatttcttttagacTTTCTTTCTATAACATTTCCTACATAGTCGCCATCAGAAAATGACGTTTGGTGGACATTTCCAATCCAgtttgattaaaataaaaatgctacTTATTGATATGATCTTTATACCATTGTATTTAATTGgtgaatgaaaacaattagaatttctaaaaaaatcattaaaaataataacggaACATTCTTTTAAGACGactgaataaatttataccaATTAATAAAAGGCTCGGGTCTCCAGGGCCGGCCAGTTGGAGTTTCAACAGTGAAAGTGCAAAACATGCAGAAATCAATCCAGttagattaaaataaaaatgctacTTATTGATATGATCTTTATAGTTTATACCATTGTATTTAATTGgtgaatgaaaacaattagaatttctaaaaaatcattaaaaataataacgggACATTCTTTTAAGACGactgaataaatttataccaATTAATAAAAGGCTCGGGTCGCCAGGGCCGGCCAGTTGGAGTTTCAACAGTGAAAGTGCAAAACATGCAGAAATcaattcgtcttttttttctggccatTCATTTTCACCCGGCCATTCGAACAGATGATGTTCCGGCAGAGGTAAAAGACTAGATAGAAAAACGAAAGTGCcgaaaacaagacaaagaatAAAACGTCGAAGAGATAGCGCTGGAAAAGGGAAAGTTTGCGCGAAGCAATACGAAGGTGAGGTGCGCCCTGATGCCGGATGACGTACTCAATCCAGTAGACGGCCCGGTCCAGTGGACTTTCCATTTGATCGCGTGCCAGGGCAGATacttgattcattttctcAGCATATCTATGACagaaatttgttattattatgaaattCAAACCGAATAATTTAcag
Encoded proteins:
- the LOC124199480 gene encoding uncharacterized protein LOC124199480; protein product: MRNYVRKTERVKAPSDVIDTAVAMVLDDGESCSSVAILFDIPRRSLTRYVEKKKKSGLEEQNMPNSVSPTHYGYSSVRQVFNKENETLLADYLHRSADIYFGLSPIDVRKLAYLVATKLNLKIPTSWTEKLSAGPDWFALFLKRHPTLAIRKPEATSLARTSSFNIHNSNLFFDNYQRVLVRQKIGLECVWNMDEIGVTTVSPPEKIVGRKGKKQIGERGVLVTVVCAVSSYGNSIPPFFIFPRALFLVAP
- the LOC124199447 gene encoding UDP-glycosyltransferase UGT5-like — translated: MVSYFCATALGFVLLVVSFRISSIVAHNILVLSPITTNSHSNFIKPVAKALADRGHTVTYWNGLPPDKETLTNPKANLNLLYSPGLRPLNDNHQVGYDDRPFQLLLAIPDRMATYCTAIYRDPVFHQLMSSTEQFDLLIIEALFNECVLPLVRKFDVPFVYMVSMTPSPWLLDAVGSSLALDHLPHAGSNYADEMDFWQRTYNTISGMMITYFHRFFVIPVVDRLASEILKLNNQPSVFEIQSEYMSLIISNTHFSINYQFPASPALIQAGGLHCLPSKQLPNDLESFVDGSGDAGFIIVSFGSVLRGSDISDHVRQLFLSTFSRLPQRIIWKWEEKLDETDFIPSNVKLLPWMPQQDLLGHPKIRLLITHGGLNSKQEAVYHGVPFIALPVFADQPINAQKAHDDGYAIRLDWDNLTEEILFDAIQRILSNSSYVERMNQVSALMRDQTDRPLDRAVYWIEYVIRHQGAPHLRSASRKLSLFQRCLIDVLLFTLFLLLSLLISVFLLCRLVRQKVHHETNLQTSTKKTD